In Synergistaceae bacterium, the DNA window GTCTATACGCTGCAGATGATGCTGCCGAACAACACCGCGCTGTTTCTGCTGGAAGTGTGCAAAAGGATTTCTCCGGAGGACTACGAGCGGCATCCGACGCTTTACCTCATCTATACAAGGCTTCTGGCCAGCCTTGGACGGTTTGACGAGGCGATTCCCGAACTGCAGGCGCTCATAAAAAAATATGAAGCCCTTCCTCAAACCTCCGTCACATGTCGAATTCTTTTCGGCCTTTGCAACAATCTGGCTTTTTCGTATTATTTTCGCTGCATGTATAAACATGAGTACGAATTTTGGCAGTACTTCAAAAAAAGCGGGGACTATTACGCGAAGAGCAGTTACGTGGTGCAGGGCCCCATCCGGAATTTGGGGCTCGGGACCTACGCCTGCCGCATCGGCAGTCCGAAAAAGGGTGAGATCGAGCGGTTCGTGGAGGCCGTGGAGGCTTCGATCCCCCACGTTTCCGTGACGATGGGGGGCAACATGTACGGGCTGGACGACCTGACGCGGGCCGAAGCGGCATTTTTCAGAGCGGATATGAAGCACTGCGAAAAATTCGCCCGGCAGACTTTGTTCAAGGCCCGGGAAAAGGAGCAGTACGAAATAGAAAATCGCGCTCTTTTCTTCCTTCTGCGGGTCAGCCTGGCCGCGGGAAATTATGCCGAACTTCGGAATCTGCGGACGCAGCTGGAAGCCCAGCTCGACAAAAAGGCCTACATCAACCGGTACACGCTGTACGATATCGTGACGGGCTGGTATTACGTCTCAATCCGCCAGACCGATCAGATAGCGCCCTGGTTAAAAAACAACTTCGAGGAGAGCGACATCAACTCCCTGATGCACGGTTTTGAAAATCTCGTAAAGGCAAAATATTATCTGGGGGAAAAAAAATATCACATTCTGCTGGCCTTCATCGAGGGGCAGAGAGACAGGGACTACGGGCCGGGGGCGTTTTTGTTCGGGAAAATCGAACTGAAGATTCTGGAGGCGATAAGCCTGTATCACCTCAAAGAGACCGAAAAGGCCAGAGTGGCGCTGGAAGAGGCTTACGACATCGCCTGTCCCAACGACCTGAACATGCCCTTCATCGAGCAGGGAAACGACATGCGCACCCTTACCCGGGTGGCCATGAAGGACGAACGCTGTAAAATTCCGGCGCCCTGGCTGGAAAAAATATATAAAAAGTCGGCCAGCTACGCCAAAAAGGTGACTTCCATCATAGCGGAATATCGAAAGGCCCACGGTCTCGACAAGGAAATCCGCCTGTCCTCCAGAGAACTGATGATATTGAATGACCTCTGCCAGGGGCTTTCACGAAGCGAAATGGCAGCCAGTCAGGATTTATCCATCAATACGATCAACGCCGCCCTGCAGATGATTTACGCGAAACTGGGGGCCGAAAACGCCTCGGATGCGGTCCGTATCGCCACGTCCCTGAATCTGGTGGATAGCTGACCGGATGAACATGAAAA includes these proteins:
- a CDS encoding LuxR C-terminal-related transcriptional regulator, translating into MQDHFFHNGVPAVSENEYHLERPRIDELLEKAVRNPVVSVVAGAGYGKTEAVYSFLKKYDSVTTWVQLSRKDNVRSRFWENYTHAVYLSNPDYAATLMENGFPETDSEFDRYPSAPWSNFSKNTKYVTVFDDFHLIEDPAVLHFIERSIHLPFLNGVTTIIISRHELPIDMIDLFSKGLMTHISEDDLRFSGEEIRDYLQSQGVKASRETLAAICDSTEGWVFAVKLTGLILKKTPHHANSALFAMKQNVFRLIESEIFSGMSKKLQKFLVLLSLTDHLSLDFVKELSPNEDLMAELGRVSTFIRYDAYLNVYRIHHLFLNYLAQKQNMLTEEEKRDVYLRAIQWCVDNDYKIDAISYCEKAKDFDKLIEVVYTLQMMLPNNTALFLLEVCKRISPEDYERHPTLYLIYTRLLASLGRFDEAIPELQALIKKYEALPQTSVTCRILFGLCNNLAFSYYFRCMYKHEYEFWQYFKKSGDYYAKSSYVVQGPIRNLGLGTYACRIGSPKKGEIERFVEAVEASIPHVSVTMGGNMYGLDDLTRAEAAFFRADMKHCEKFARQTLFKAREKEQYEIENRALFFLLRVSLAAGNYAELRNLRTQLEAQLDKKAYINRYTLYDIVTGWYYVSIRQTDQIAPWLKNNFEESDINSLMHGFENLVKAKYYLGEKKYHILLAFIEGQRDRDYGPGAFLFGKIELKILEAISLYHLKETEKARVALEEAYDIACPNDLNMPFIEQGNDMRTLTRVAMKDERCKIPAPWLEKIYKKSASYAKKVTSIIAEYRKAHGLDKEIRLSSRELMILNDLCQGLSRSEMAASQDLSINTINAALQMIYAKLGAENASDAVRIATSLNLVDS